The following are encoded together in the Lathyrus oleraceus cultivar Zhongwan6 chromosome 3, CAAS_Psat_ZW6_1.0, whole genome shotgun sequence genome:
- the LOC127126982 gene encoding putative pentatricopeptide repeat-containing protein At3g23330 yields MGFCNLGYCRKFINHVSSTNFHSRWRHPCSFLYSTTSNASPPPLGALHGHYFKNGSLQNTNLANYLLSLHVKSSNMNHAHKLFDEILHKDTQTWTILISGFARAGSSEIVFSLFREMQAKGACPNQYTLSSVFKCCSGESNLQLGKGVHGWILRNGVDGDVVLENSILDLYLKCKAFEYAECFFELMVEKDVVSWNIMIGAYLREGDVEKSLDMFRNFPYKDVVSWNTIIDGLMQCGYERLALEQLYSMVKHGTEFSAVTFSIALILASSLSLVEVGRQIHPRVLKFGLNNDGFIRSSLVEMYGKCGKIDKASTILKDVPLNFLRKGNFGVTRMEPKAGIVSWSSMVSGYVWNGKYEDGIKTFMSMIRELVVVDIRTVVTIISTCANAGALEFGKQIHAYIKKIGHRVDAYVGSSLIDMYSKSGSLDDARMIFGQINEPNVVLWTSMISGCALHGQGREAISLFEGMLNKGIIPNEVTFVGVLNACSHVGLIEEGRSYFRMMKDTYHINPEVEHYTSMVNLYGRAGHLIEAKNFIFENGIAHLTSVWTSFLSSCRLHKNIEMGKSVSKMLLQSAPSDPGAYVLLSNMCSSNHRWDEAATVRSLMHQRGVRKQPGQSWIQLKDQIHTFVVGDRSHPQDKKIYSYLDSLIGRLKEIGYSYDAKLVMQDVEEEQREVLISHHSEKLALVFGIINTLHRTPIRIMKNIRICTDCHNFIKYASQLLERQIIVRDTHRFHHFKQGSCSCGDYW; encoded by the coding sequence ATGGGTTTTTGTAACCTTGGGTATTGTCGGAAATTCATCAACCATGTTTCATCCACCAATTTTCACTCTCGGTGGCGCCACCCATGTTCCTTTCTTTACTCCACCACATCCAATGCGTCACCACCACCACTTGGTGCCCTTCATGGCCACTATTTCAAAAATGGTTCTCTTCAAAATACAAACTTGGCTAACTATCTTTTATCTCTCCATGTTAAATCCAGCAACATGAACCATGCCCATAAGCTGTTTGATGAAATTCTCCACAAAGACACTCAAACATGGACCATCCTTATATCAGGTTTTGCTAGAGCTGGCTCTTCAGAGATTGTCTTTAGCCTTTTTAGAGAAATGCAAGCAAAGGGTGCTTGTCCAAATCAGTATACATTGTCTAGTGTTTTCAAGTGTTGTTCAGGTGAAAGCAATCTTCAATTGGGTAAAGGAGTCCATGGGTGGATTCTCAGGAATGGGGTTGATGGAGATGTTGTGCTGGAGAATTCTATTCTTGATCTTTACTTGAAATGCAAGGCTTTTGAATATGCTGAATGTTTTTTTGAGTTGATGGTTGAGAAAGACGTTGTGTCGTGGAATATAATGATTGGTGCGTATCTCCGTGAAGGAGATGTGGAGAAGTCTCTTGACATGTTTAGGAACTTTCCTTACAAGGATGTTGTGAGTTGGAATACTATCATAGATGGGTTGATGCAATGTGGTTATGAAAGATTAGCTTTGGAACAACTCTATTCTATGGTGAAGCATGGGACTGAATTCTCTGCAGTCACTTTCTCCATAGCTCTTATTTTGGCTTCCTCTTTGTCACTTGTTGAGGTTGGGAGACAAATTCATCCGAGGGTCTTAAAATTTGGCCTCAATAATGACGGCTTTATAAGGAGTTCACTTGTGGAAATGTATGGCAAGTGTGGGAAAATTGATAAGGCATCTACAATTCTCAAAGATGTACCTTTGAATTTTTTGAGAAAAGGGAATTTTGGAGTTACTCGCATGGAACCTAAGGCAGGAATAGTTTCATGGAGTTCAATGGTTTCCGGTTATGTTTGGAACGGAAAGTATGAAGATGGTATTAAAACTTTCATGTCAATGATTCGTGAATTAGTTGTTGTGGATATTCGAACTGTTGTAACCATTATTTCTACCTGTGCCAATGCTGGAGCTTTGGAGTTTGGTAAGCAGATTCATGCCTACATTAAAAAAATTGGGCATAGAGTGGATGCTTATGTTGGTTCGTCGTTAATTGATATGTATTCTAAATCCGGTAGCTTGGATGATGCTCGGATGATTTTCGGGCAAATCAATGAACCAAATGTTGTCCTGTGGACTTCAATGATTTCTGGTTGTGCTCTACATGGTCAAGGAAGGGAAGCAATTAGTCTTTTTGAAGGAATGTTGAATAAGGGTATCATCCCAAATGAGGTTACTTTTGTAGGGGTTTTAAATGCATGCAGCCATGTAGGGCTTATTGAAGAAGGACGTAGTTATTTTAGGATGATGAAAGATACTTATCACATCAACCCTGAAGTTGAACACTACACCTCTATGGTCAATCTTTATGGTAGAGCAGGTCACTTGATTGAAGCAAAGAACTTCATCTTTGAAAATGGTATCGCTCACTTGACATCTGTATGGACATCTTTTTTATCTTCGTGCCGACTTCATAAAAATATTGAGATGGGAAAATCGGTTTCCAAAATGCTACTTCAAAGTGCGCCGTCTGATCCAGGCGCGTATGTTTTGCTATCAAACATGTGTTCTTCTAATCATCGATGGGATGAGGCTGCCACGGTAAGGAGTTTAATGCATCAAAGAGGTGTTAGAAAGCAACCTGGTCAATCTTGGATTCAACTAAAGGATCAAATCCACACTTTTGTAGTGGGAGATAGGTCTCATCCACAAGACAAGAAAATATATTCATATCTTGACTCTTTAATAGGAAGATTGAAGGAAATTGGATATTCCTATGATGCAAAATTGGTCATGCAGGATGTAGAAGAAGAACAAAGGGAAGTACTGATTAGTCATCACAGTGAAAAACTTGCTCTTGTCTTTGGCATCATTAACACTTTGCACAGGACTCCAATTCGAATTATGAAGAACATCCGAATTTGTACAGATTGCCATAACTTCATCAAGTATGCATCTCAGCTTTTAGAACGTCAAATAATTGTTAGAGATACACATAGGTTCCATCATTTTAAGCAGGGTAGTTGCTCTTGTGGAGACTATTGGTGA